One genomic region from Spirosoma sp. KCTC 42546 encodes:
- a CDS encoding IPT/TIG domain-containing protein, which yields MIPYVYAVQLARTSLLAGLIFLLLPTITFGKSTEAFATADVPIITAISISHGPTGTSMELAGVGLGTSGTVTIGGLNVKVVDDGWTNTRIVCMLSSDQVTNLPVIVTRSDGQVSSSVQVSYDPPFITSISPASGPTTGGTPVTLTGLNFGNTSALVTIGGRPSSVSSQSPTQLVVTRPAGQVGAQPIVVTAGGQISNSLSFTYVAEAPKLTSITPNHGSTSGGTSLTLTGTGLSASGVVSIGGVMASITGSYSDTAITVNVPSGEGIKREVTVTVGGQFSNALEFDYDAPTITSISPNHGSTSGGTSLTVLGTSFGTSGFVTIGGITAPVTGSYSHTAVVVNLPAGQGTNLPVQMTVSGQSSTSSVTFNYDAPALISVSPATGTSGNTVELIGTSLGASGTVTVGGVSATVVSGGWGHTHVSFLLPSGQGTNQPVVVTRTDGQVSNSLLFSYNPPTITVITPASGPTTGGITLTLMGTNFGVQSASVSIGGQAASVSAQSSTQLVVTSPAGQAGAQPVVVTVGGQVSNSVSFSYVAVAPTLTSLIPNHGSTSGGTSLTLTGTNLGSNSQVSISGVTAPVTASYSTTAVVVISPAGQGLDQTVVLTSGGQFSNSLSFDYDAPTITSITPNHGSTSGGTSLTLVGTSFGFTGSVTIGGNVATTSARSHTSIVVTLPAGQGTNLPVFITVAGQASSSSVFFNYHAPMLTAISPINGPTSGSSVISLSGTNLGRSGVVTIGGVTATAIAGKWTDTGIECILPAGMGTNLPVVVTVAGQVSNSLTFSYDAPTLLSISPATGTSGGSMTLMGTSLGTSGTVTIGGVAAPLTSWSHTQIQCLIPAGVGVNLPVIVTRADGQVSSPLLFSYGAPVISNITPASGLTTGGTSLMLMGSNFGVQSASVSIGGQAASVSSQTPTQLVVTTPAGQAGAQPVIVTVGGQISNSVSFSYVAVAPMLTSIMPNHGSTSGGTSLTLTGANLGSGGQVSIGGVAAPITQSYATTAVVVTSPAGQGTNLPVFISLNGQISNSLTFNYDGPTLASISPANGPTQGNIEIHLTGSSFGRGGIVTIGGLTATLVKWTDTQIDCILPAGEGLNKQVSVFVGSTPSNSLNFSYDAPSITSITPNHGSTSGGTSLIVLGSNFGLTGSVTIGGVSALTKVRSHTSIEVTLPEGQGANLPVVVTVLERPSNGVNFSYDAPVLTSMSPANGPTRGGQVISLIGANFGRSGTVTIGDAPVSLTGVDWTATRIDFVLPEGIGTNLPVVVTVSGQVSNSLTFSYDAPTLLSISPATGTSGSSMTLMGTSLGTSGTVTIGGVPAQLVSGQWLHSQVECLIPPGQGMNLPVVLIRADGKTTNSLNFSYTPPTITVITPASGPTTGGTTLTLMGSNFGLQAASVTVGGQAAVVTSQSPTQLVVTTPAGQAGAQPVVVTVGGQVSNSVSFTYVAVAPTLTSTNPNHGATSGGTSLTLIGTNLDRTGVVTIGGVMAPITQSYSTTAVVVSSPAGQGIDRQVMITIGASQSNLLLFNYDTPVIINVSPNHGSTSGGNSLTLTGTNFGTSGSVTIGGLAAPTTGVYSHTSIVVTLPSGQGTDLPVVVTVAGQVSSSSVLFSYDAPALTAMTPVNGPTSGSSVISLIGTSLGRSGVVTIGGVAATPVAGRWTDTRIECILPAGMGTNLPVVVTVAGQQSNSLAFSYDAPALISMTPANGSIGGSMTLLGTSLGTSGRVTVGGVSMSIVSWSHTQIQCLIPPGEGVNLPVVITRADGQTSNQILFSYNPPAITTINPASGPTTGGTSLTITGADFGANPAKVSIGGQAATVNSQSLTQLVVTTPAGQAGAQPVVVTASGQVSNSVSFSYIAPAGRVSVSVQSLDGDNGQTSNNSINPTLRLVNTGTTAVPYSELTVRYWFTAENFAGINTWVDYAQLGSNRVKMNYVRFNKPYQGADGYIEYSFDASAGNLSATTNSGPIQSRLANQNWAFFNELDDYSYQSGTAYADNNRITVYRTIAGGQPQLIWGTEPTVATLVMKFAVLSENRNTNTSSNQISTNVKVNNVGNVPVNYSDLTMRYWFTADGKSSLSYWIDYAEMGSGKLGAQFKSLTPVLNGADTYLELSFKNNAGTFAASGTTGIIQFRAAKADWSSFDETNDYSFKTSAPIAENNHIALYYKGQLVYGTEPLSSARLMAPSTGDTAPLQIRIIGNPAEGNQAQIEIRNVLNQMVDLVLFDSKGVEVSRQTVYQDSLIKQYTLGLDGVGSGLYLLKATTSRESITTKLIRR from the coding sequence ATGATACCATACGTTTACGCAGTACAGCTAGCCCGTACCAGTTTGTTGGCGGGACTGATATTTCTTCTGCTGCCGACCATTACGTTCGGCAAATCAACGGAAGCCTTTGCGACGGCTGACGTTCCGATTATTACAGCTATCTCAATTTCTCATGGGCCCACAGGTACTTCTATGGAGTTAGCAGGGGTGGGCCTAGGAACCAGTGGCACTGTAACGATTGGTGGCCTGAATGTTAAGGTGGTTGACGACGGATGGACCAATACCCGGATTGTATGTATGCTCTCGTCAGATCAGGTGACCAACCTGCCGGTGATTGTTACCCGATCGGATGGGCAGGTCAGCAGTAGTGTACAGGTTAGCTATGACCCGCCTTTCATTACCAGCATCAGCCCCGCCAGTGGACCAACTACAGGAGGTACTCCAGTCACGCTGACAGGCCTTAACTTTGGTAACACATCTGCGCTTGTTACCATCGGTGGACGGCCATCGTCGGTCAGTTCACAGTCGCCTACTCAGTTGGTGGTCACTAGACCGGCAGGTCAGGTGGGTGCTCAGCCAATTGTGGTAACAGCAGGTGGACAGATTTCCAATAGCCTGAGTTTTACCTATGTGGCGGAAGCGCCCAAGCTGACCAGTATTACGCCCAATCATGGGTCTACCAGTGGTGGTACGTCGTTAACACTAACAGGTACGGGGCTGAGTGCAAGTGGGGTCGTATCGATTGGTGGGGTAATGGCCTCTATAACAGGTTCATATTCGGATACAGCCATTACGGTGAACGTACCTTCCGGCGAAGGGATCAAGCGGGAGGTAACCGTTACCGTGGGTGGTCAGTTTAGTAATGCGCTAGAATTTGACTACGATGCGCCCACGATTACCAGCATCAGTCCCAATCATGGTTCCACCAGTGGTGGTACATCATTGACAGTGCTTGGCACTAGCTTTGGCACTAGTGGCTTTGTGACGATTGGCGGGATAACGGCCCCTGTAACCGGTTCTTATTCCCACACTGCCGTCGTGGTTAATTTACCTGCTGGCCAGGGTACGAATCTGCCGGTGCAGATGACTGTATCGGGGCAATCGTCAACTAGCTCCGTCACGTTCAACTACGACGCACCCGCTCTCATTAGCGTCAGCCCAGCTACTGGAACTAGTGGTAATACAGTAGAGCTGATTGGTACGAGTCTGGGTGCTAGTGGTACAGTGACGGTAGGAGGTGTATCGGCTACCGTTGTTAGTGGCGGCTGGGGGCATACCCACGTTTCTTTCCTGCTGCCATCAGGTCAGGGTACAAACCAGCCTGTTGTTGTCACTCGTACCGACGGTCAGGTGAGTAATTCATTATTGTTCAGTTATAACCCACCTACTATCACAGTAATTACCCCAGCCAGTGGCCCTACGACCGGTGGCATAACCCTGACCCTGATGGGAACTAACTTTGGCGTACAGTCAGCCAGCGTCAGCATTGGCGGGCAGGCTGCTAGCGTCAGTGCTCAGTCGTCTACTCAACTGGTAGTTACCAGTCCTGCCGGACAGGCGGGTGCTCAGCCCGTTGTGGTAACGGTGGGAGGACAGGTGTCAAATAGCGTGAGTTTTAGCTACGTAGCCGTTGCCCCCACGCTGACCAGCCTTATTCCCAATCATGGCTCGACTAGTGGGGGCACATCACTGACACTGACAGGGACTAACCTGGGAAGTAATAGCCAGGTCAGTATTAGTGGCGTTACGGCTCCTGTTACGGCCTCTTATTCCACAACTGCGGTTGTGGTTATCTCACCGGCTGGCCAGGGGCTTGATCAGACTGTTGTGCTTACCAGTGGTGGTCAATTCTCCAATTCGCTCTCGTTTGACTATGATGCACCCACCATCACCAGCATCACCCCTAATCATGGTTCTACCAGCGGAGGTACCTCGCTGACGTTAGTTGGAACTAGCTTTGGATTCACCGGCTCGGTAACGATTGGTGGGAATGTCGCTACGACTAGCGCCCGTTCCCACACCTCTATTGTGGTTACACTGCCTGCGGGCCAGGGCACTAATCTGCCTGTGTTCATTACGGTAGCCGGGCAAGCATCATCAAGTTCGGTCTTTTTCAATTACCATGCCCCCATGTTGACTGCCATCAGCCCTATCAACGGGCCAACCAGTGGTAGCAGCGTGATTAGCCTGAGTGGGACTAACCTGGGTCGGAGTGGGGTTGTGACGATTGGCGGTGTGACGGCTACGGCTATTGCAGGCAAGTGGACGGACACCGGGATTGAGTGTATCCTGCCTGCGGGCATGGGTACCAACCTACCAGTGGTGGTCACCGTTGCTGGTCAGGTGAGTAATAGTCTGACGTTTAGCTACGATGCCCCAACCCTATTGAGTATCAGTCCAGCTACTGGAACCAGTGGAGGATCAATGACTCTGATGGGGACAAGCCTGGGGACCAGTGGCACGGTGACAATTGGGGGCGTAGCGGCTCCGCTGACGAGCTGGAGCCACACCCAGATTCAGTGCCTGATCCCAGCGGGCGTGGGCGTGAATCTTCCGGTGATTGTCACCCGGGCGGATGGGCAAGTCAGCAGCCCGCTCCTGTTCAGCTATGGGGCACCGGTGATCAGTAATATCACCCCAGCCAGTGGCCTTACAACGGGCGGTACCTCCCTGATGCTGATGGGTAGCAATTTTGGTGTACAGTCAGCCAGTGTCAGCATTGGTGGGCAGGCCGCTAGTGTGAGTTCTCAGACGCCCACTCAACTGGTGGTTACCACGCCCGCTGGTCAGGCCGGTGCTCAACCTGTCATCGTAACAGTAGGTGGTCAGATTTCTAATAGCGTGAGTTTTAGTTATGTGGCAGTCGCGCCTATGCTGACCAGTATTATGCCAAATCATGGCTCGACCAGTGGTGGTACCTCACTGACCCTGACAGGGGCTAACCTGGGGAGTGGCGGTCAGGTGAGCATTGGTGGCGTCGCGGCACCCATTACTCAATCGTATGCCACGACTGCGGTTGTGGTTACCTCACCAGCTGGCCAGGGTACTAATCTTCCCGTATTTATTTCGCTGAATGGACAGATATCCAATTCGCTCACGTTCAATTACGATGGTCCTACACTAGCTAGTATCAGTCCGGCCAATGGACCCACACAAGGGAACATCGAGATTCATTTAACGGGTAGCAGCTTTGGGCGCGGTGGTATTGTTACAATTGGTGGACTAACTGCCACACTTGTAAAGTGGACCGACACGCAGATTGATTGCATCCTGCCTGCGGGGGAAGGTCTCAACAAACAGGTGTCTGTTTTTGTGGGGAGTACGCCCAGTAATAGCCTTAATTTCAGTTACGATGCCCCAAGTATAACCAGCATTACGCCTAATCATGGCTCGACCAGTGGCGGTACTTCATTGATAGTACTAGGTTCTAATTTTGGGCTTACGGGCTCGGTAACGATTGGTGGGGTTTCCGCTCTGACTAAAGTCCGTTCTCACACGTCCATTGAGGTTACCCTGCCTGAAGGCCAGGGCGCTAATCTGCCCGTAGTCGTCACGGTTTTAGAGCGGCCCAGTAATGGGGTGAACTTTAGCTACGATGCCCCTGTGCTAACGAGTATGAGTCCGGCCAATGGCCCTACCCGTGGCGGTCAGGTGATTAGCCTGATCGGAGCTAATTTTGGTCGCAGCGGCACTGTGACCATTGGTGATGCTCCTGTCAGTCTTACTGGCGTTGACTGGACCGCTACCCGGATTGACTTTGTCCTGCCTGAGGGAATAGGAACAAATTTGCCGGTGGTTGTTACGGTTTCAGGGCAAGTAAGTAATAGCCTGACGTTTAGCTACGATGCTCCGACCCTGTTGAGTATCAGTCCAGCTACTGGAACGAGTGGGAGTTCAATGACGCTGATGGGGACAAGCCTAGGAACCAGTGGCACCGTGACTATCGGCGGTGTGCCCGCTCAGTTGGTCAGTGGTCAGTGGCTTCACTCGCAGGTAGAGTGCCTTATACCACCGGGTCAGGGTATGAATCTCCCTGTCGTGCTCATTCGTGCTGATGGGAAAACGACGAACAGCCTGAATTTTAGTTACACCCCCCCTACTATCACCGTGATCACTCCAGCCAGCGGCCCTACGACTGGCGGCACAACCCTGACGCTGATGGGGAGCAACTTTGGCCTCCAGGCGGCCAGTGTCACCGTTGGTGGACAGGCTGCTGTCGTGACTTCGCAGTCACCCACTCAACTGGTGGTTACCACGCCCGCTGGTCAGGCAGGTGCCCAACCCGTTGTGGTAACGGTAGGAGGGCAGGTGTCTAATAGCGTGAGTTTTACCTATGTGGCCGTTGCCCCCACGCTGACCAGTACCAACCCCAATCATGGCGCTACCAGTGGGGGCACCTCGCTCACCCTGATAGGGACTAACCTGGACCGTACTGGTGTTGTTACCATTGGTGGGGTCATGGCTCCCATCACTCAATCCTATTCCACAACTGCGGTTGTGGTTAGCTCACCGGCTGGCCAGGGGATCGATCGGCAAGTGATGATCACAATAGGGGCCAGCCAGTCTAATTTGCTCTTGTTTAATTATGATACTCCTGTCATTATCAACGTCAGCCCCAATCACGGCTCGACTTCTGGGGGCAACTCGCTGACGTTAACAGGGACTAACTTTGGCACTAGTGGCTCAGTAACCATTGGTGGGCTAGCTGCCCCCACAACAGGCGTTTATTCCCATACCTCTATTGTAGTTACCCTGCCTTCGGGTCAGGGCACCGATCTGCCGGTGGTTGTCACAGTAGCCGGACAAGTTTCATCAAGTTCGGTCCTATTTAGCTACGATGCACCTGCGCTGACGGCTATGACCCCGGTCAATGGGCCAACCAGCGGAAGTAGCGTGATTAGCCTGATTGGGACTAGTTTAGGGCGGAGTGGTGTGGTTACCATTGGCGGAGTGGCGGCTACGCCTGTGGCGGGGAGGTGGACTGACACCCGGATTGAGTGTATCCTGCCTGCGGGCATGGGCACTAACCTGCCGGTGGTGGTCACGGTTGCTGGTCAGCAGAGCAACAGCCTGGCGTTTAGTTATGATGCCCCCGCGCTGATCAGTATGACACCCGCCAATGGCTCTATTGGTGGATCAATGACTTTGTTGGGAACGAGTCTGGGTACCAGTGGTAGGGTGACGGTTGGGGGTGTTTCTATGTCCATTGTAAGTTGGAGCCATACACAGATTCAGTGCCTAATTCCACCAGGCGAAGGGGTAAACCTGCCTGTAGTGATCACCCGAGCAGATGGGCAGACCAGTAACCAGATACTATTTAGTTATAACCCGCCTGCTATCACGACGATCAATCCAGCCAGTGGCCCTACGACGGGTGGTACATCGCTAACCATAACGGGGGCTGATTTTGGGGCCAATCCAGCTAAGGTCAGCATAGGTGGGCAGGCTGCTACTGTGAATTCTCAGTCGCTTACTCAACTGGTTGTTACCACCCCAGCCGGACAGGCGGGCGCTCAACCCGTTGTGGTAACGGCGAGTGGACAGGTGTCCAATAGCGTGAGTTTTAGTTATATCGCACCTGCTGGTCGTGTTTCGGTAAGCGTTCAATCCCTGGATGGGGATAATGGACAAACTTCCAACAACTCGATCAATCCAACACTTCGGTTGGTCAACACGGGAACAACAGCGGTGCCGTATTCTGAGCTGACAGTGCGGTACTGGTTTACTGCGGAAAACTTTGCGGGCATAAACACCTGGGTCGATTATGCGCAACTGGGCTCGAATCGGGTCAAAATGAACTATGTTCGGTTCAATAAACCCTATCAGGGAGCCGATGGGTATATTGAATACAGTTTTGATGCCTCGGCAGGTAATCTAAGCGCTACTACAAACTCAGGGCCAATTCAGTCACGGCTGGCGAATCAAAACTGGGCTTTCTTTAATGAATTGGATGATTATTCCTATCAATCAGGAACGGCCTATGCCGACAATAACCGCATTACGGTATACCGGACAATTGCTGGTGGACAGCCGCAACTGATTTGGGGTACAGAGCCTACAGTTGCCACATTGGTTATGAAATTTGCCGTTCTGTCGGAGAATAGAAACACGAACACCAGTAGCAATCAAATCAGTACGAATGTGAAGGTAAATAATGTGGGTAATGTACCCGTCAATTATAGCGACCTAACCATGCGCTACTGGTTTACCGCCGATGGGAAATCCAGTTTAAGCTACTGGATTGATTATGCCGAAATGGGATCAGGTAAGCTAGGTGCGCAGTTTAAATCACTGACTCCGGTTCTTAATGGGGCCGATACCTACCTGGAGCTTAGCTTTAAGAATAACGCCGGAACCTTTGCCGCGTCGGGCACTACGGGAATCATTCAATTTCGGGCCGCCAAAGCGGACTGGTCCAGCTTCGATGAAACAAATGATTACTCATTCAAAACCAGTGCTCCCATAGCGGAGAACAACCACATTGCCTTGTACTACAAGGGTCAGTTGGTCTATGGAACCGAACCCCTCTCATCGGCTCGATTGATGGCTCCATCTACTGGCGATACCGCGCCTTTACAGATTCGTATTATTGGTAATCCGGCTGAAGGAAATCAAGCACAGATTGAGATTCGCAATGTACTCAACCAGATGGTCGATTTAGTCTTGTTCGATTCGAAGGGGGTGGAGGTCAGTCGCCAAACGGTGTATCAGGATTCCCTGATCAAACAGTATACACTGGGACTCGATGGTGTAGGATCAGGACTTTATTTGCTAAAAGCGACAACATCGCGCGAGTCAATAACGACTAAACTGATCCGACGATAA
- a CDS encoding Gfo/Idh/MocA family protein, which yields MKTSRRIFLRNSALTATGAGLISLPSLEAIASQRKTISPNDKLQVGLIGCNGMGWSDLRSHLLMSDVECVALADVDQSVLDKRAADVQTMQKNKPLLFKDYRKLLENKDIDAVIIGTPDHWHCMAMIDSVSAGKHVYVEKPLANSIEECNLMLAAAKKYNKIVQVGQWQRSGSHYEKAIEYIRSGKLGNIRLVKVWAYQGWMNPVPVRPDSAPPAGVDYDMWLGPAPKRPFNPNRFHFNFRWFWDYAGGLMTDWGVHEIDIALYAMNAKAPKSVMASGGKLAYPDDASETPDTLQAVYEYDGFNMLWEHATGIDGGNYGRTEGIAFIGNNATLVLNRDGWSLLPETQTKNGIKVYKVDDIPDQARNGDYLNEHTKNFVQAIKANDPGLLKCGIETGSIAAINAHMGNIAYKTGRKVYWDAAAKGFKNDTQANALLAAHYHNGWKLPVV from the coding sequence ATGAAAACTTCACGCAGGATTTTTTTGCGGAACTCCGCTCTGACCGCTACCGGAGCGGGATTGATTAGCTTACCTAGTCTGGAAGCCATTGCCAGTCAGCGCAAAACGATTTCCCCGAACGATAAACTTCAGGTTGGGTTGATTGGCTGCAATGGCATGGGCTGGTCGGACCTGCGCTCGCATTTGTTGATGAGCGATGTGGAGTGCGTAGCCCTGGCCGATGTGGATCAGAGTGTACTGGACAAGCGCGCTGCCGATGTGCAGACCATGCAGAAAAATAAGCCGCTACTCTTCAAAGACTATCGGAAACTGCTGGAGAATAAAGATATAGATGCCGTCATCATTGGTACACCAGACCACTGGCACTGCATGGCCATGATCGACTCGGTATCGGCGGGAAAGCATGTGTATGTGGAGAAACCGTTGGCCAACAGTATTGAAGAATGTAATCTGATGCTGGCGGCTGCCAAGAAGTACAACAAGATTGTGCAGGTAGGGCAGTGGCAACGCAGTGGATCGCACTATGAAAAAGCCATTGAGTACATTCGGTCAGGGAAACTGGGCAATATCCGTTTGGTAAAAGTATGGGCGTATCAGGGCTGGATGAACCCCGTTCCGGTTCGACCCGATAGTGCGCCCCCCGCTGGCGTCGATTACGATATGTGGCTGGGGCCAGCGCCCAAACGGCCATTCAATCCCAACCGCTTTCACTTCAATTTCCGCTGGTTCTGGGATTATGCGGGTGGATTGATGACCGACTGGGGCGTTCACGAAATTGACATTGCTTTGTATGCCATGAATGCAAAAGCACCCAAATCAGTGATGGCATCGGGTGGCAAACTCGCCTATCCCGATGATGCTTCCGAAACGCCTGACACCCTGCAAGCCGTGTATGAATACGATGGCTTCAACATGCTCTGGGAACATGCAACGGGCATCGACGGTGGTAACTACGGCCGTACCGAGGGTATCGCTTTTATTGGCAACAACGCAACGCTCGTGCTGAACCGCGATGGCTGGTCGTTACTGCCCGAAACCCAAACCAAGAACGGGATCAAGGTCTATAAAGTGGACGACATCCCCGATCAGGCCCGTAACGGCGACTACCTGAACGAGCACACGAAAAACTTTGTCCAGGCCATTAAGGCAAACGATCCCGGATTACTGAAGTGCGGCATTGAAACCGGCAGTATTGCCGCCATAAACGCCCATATGGGCAACATTGCGTACAAAACGGGCCGCAAAGTGTACTGGGACGCTGCCGC